In Eubalaena glacialis isolate mEubGla1 chromosome 4, mEubGla1.1.hap2.+ XY, whole genome shotgun sequence, one DNA window encodes the following:
- the LOC133089726 gene encoding LOW QUALITY PROTEIN: protein enabled homolog (The sequence of the model RefSeq protein was modified relative to this genomic sequence to represent the inferred CDS: deleted 1 base in 1 codon; substituted 2 bases at 2 genomic stop codons) — protein sequence MVYDDANKKWVPAGGSTGFIRVHLYHHTGNNTFRVVGGKIQDQQVVIYCAIPKGLKYNQATQTFHQWWDARQVYGLNFGSKEDANVFASVMMHVLEVLHSQETRPTLPRQNSQLPAEVQNGPSQEELEIQRRQLQEQQXQKELERERLERERMERERLERERLERKRLERERLEQEQLEREGQERERQDRLQRERQERERLERLDRERSERERQGQLEREQLEWEQERRMANAAAPASVEAPLNSVLGDSSASEPGSQAASQPAXTPSQQGIVLGPPPPPPLPPGPAQASAALPPPPGSPPPPPLPSSGPPPPPPPPPLPNQVPPPPPPPPAPPLPASGFFSGSMSEDNRPSTGLAAAFAGAKLRKVSRTEDASFPSGGNTTGVNSASSKTDMGHGNGSLPLGGSGLMEEMSALLARRRRIAEKGSTTETEQKEDKNEDSEPVTSEASSSSTPEPTRKPWERTNTMNGSKSPVISRWDSPRKNQIVFDNTSYDSLHRPKSAPLSQPSANGVQAEGLYYDRLKQDILDEMRRELTKLKAELIDAIRQELSKSNTA from the exons ATGGTTTATGATGATGCCAATAAAAAGTGGGTGCCAGCTGGTGGTTCAACGGGGTTCATCAGAGTTCATCTATATCATCATACAGGCAACAACACATTCAGAGTGGTGGGCGGGAAGATTCAGGACCAGCAGGTCGTGATATATTGTGCCATTCCTAAAGGGTTGAAGTACAATCAAGCTACACAGACCTTCCACCAATGGTGGGATGCTAGACAGGTGTATGGTCTCAACTTTGGCAGCAAAGAAGATGCCAATGTCTTTGCAAGTGTCATGATGCATGTCTTAGAAGTGTTACATTCACAGGAAACAAGGCCAACATTGCCTAGACAAAATTCACAACTACCTGCTGAAGTTCAGAATGGCCCATCACAAGAAGAATTGGAAATTCAAAGAAGGCAACTACAAGAACAGCAATGACAAAAGGAGCTGGAGCGGGAAAGgctagagagagaaaggatggaaAGGGAGAGATTGGAGAGGGAGAGGTTAGAAAGGAAAAGGCTGGAGCGGGAGCGACTAGAACAGGAGCAGCTGGAGAGagagggacaagaaagggaaCGTCAGGATCGTCTGCAGCGGGAGAGACAAGAGCGGGAGAGGCTGGAGAGACTGGACCgggaaaggtcagaaagagagcGGCAAGGGCAGCTAGAAAGGGAGCAGCTGGAATGGGAGCAAGAGCGAAGAATGGCAAATGCCGCTGCCCCTGCCTCTGTGGAGGCTCCTCTAAACTCTGTGCTGGGAGACTCCTCTGCTTCTGAGCCAGGCTCGCAGGCAGCCTCTCAGCCGGCCTAGACTCCATCCCAACAGGGCATTGTCTTGGgacctccaccccctcctccactcccaccaGGTCCTGCCCAGGCATCAGCCgcgctccctcctcccccaggatcccctccaccccctccacttCCGTCCTCAGGGCCCCCGCCTCCGCCTCCTCCACCACCTCTTCCTAATCAGgtaccccct cccccccccccacctcctgctcctcccctccctgcatcTGGATTTTTTTCGGGATCCATGTCTGAAGACAATCGCCCTTCAACTGGACTTGCAGCTGCATTTGCTGGAGCAAAACTTAGGAAAGTGTCACGGACGGAGGATGCCTCTTTCCCAAGCGGAGGGAACACCACTGGTGTGAATTCGGCCTCATCTAAAACAGATATGGGCCATGGAAATGGATCCCTTCCGTTAGGGGGTAGTGGTTTAATGGAAGAAATGAGTGCCCTGCTGGCCAGGAGGAGAAGAATTGCTGAAAAGGGATCAacaacagaaacagaacaaaaagaggaCAAAAATGAAGATTCAGAGCCTGTAACTTCTGAGGCCTCTTCATCAAGTACACCTGAACCGACAAGAAAACCTTGGGAAAGAACAAATACAATGAATGGCAGCAAGTCACCTGTTATTTCCAGATGGGATTCTCCAAGgaaaaatcagattgtttttgaCAACACGTCCTATGATTCATTACACAGACCAAAATCTGCGCCCTTGTCACAGCCCAGTGCCAACGgagtccaggcagagggactgTACTATGACAGGCTGAAGCAGGACATTTTAGATGAAATGAGAAGAGAATTAACTAAGCTAAAAGCAGAGCTCATTGATGCAATCAGGCAGGAACTGAGCAAGTCAAATACTGCATAG